The proteins below come from a single Oryzias latipes chromosome 14, ASM223467v1 genomic window:
- the LOC101165247 gene encoding transmembrane 4 L6 family member 1: MCTRKCSLFVAGCMYVLVLLSVTCNTMLFFPGWSVKYAKESHITEQVYYMGGFIGGGVLALIPALYIQLTGDGGCCSNRLGMFFSIAFAAVGVAGAVYSFAVAILGLSNGPLCKDGTGAWVTMFKSSNANYMTQKSKWADCAEPKNVVQFNIGLFITLILASFLQALLCVSQIINGIVGCICGTAKDQMIA, translated from the exons ATGTGCACCAGAAAATGCTCCCTCTTCGTTGCTGGCTGTATGTATGTACTCGTGCTCCTGTCTGTGACCTGCAACACCATGCTGTTCTTTCCTGGCTGGAGTGTGAAGTACGCTAAAGAAAGTCACATCACTGAGCAGGTGTACTACATGGGGGGCTTCATCGGAGGGGGTGTCTTg GCGCTGATTCCAGCTCTTTACATCCAACTGACTGGAGATGGGGGCTGCTGTTCAAATCGCTTAGGG ATGTTCTTTTCGATTGCGTTTGCAGCAGTGGGCGTGGCTGGAGCTGTGTACAGTTTTGCTGTGGCCATCCTTGGCTTGTCCAATGGCCCCCTGTGTAAAGATGGGACTGGGGCGTGGGTAACCATGTTTAAAAGCAg caacgcaaactACATGACCCAGAAGTCTAAGTGGGCTGACTGCGCTGAGCCGAAGAATGTGGTGCAGTTCAACATAGGCCTCTTCATCACATTGATCCTGGCCAGCTTCCTACAGGCACTGCTTTGTGTCAGCCAGATCATCAACGGCATCGTTGGTTGCATCTGTGGAACGGCCAAAGACCAAATGATTGCATAA
- the LOC101175017 gene encoding transmembrane 4 L6 family member 5 produces the protein MCTGKCSRFIAIGLYPLVVISIICNIVLFFPAGDTKYVSDGKITEEVKYMGGVIGGGIMVLLPALYIHLTGTQGCCGNRCGMFLSIAFAAVGVAGGLYSFIVAVLGLKNGPYCKVLLAWTTPFKDSEEGYLSDSSKWFICTEPSDIVQFHIGLFSTLLATSSLQVILCASQMINGLFGCLCGTCGKKDVI, from the exons ATGTGCACTGGAAAATGCTCCCGCTTCATCGCAATCGGCCTGTACCCGCTGGTGGTCATTTCCATCATCTGTaacattgtgcttttttttcctgcgggagaCACCAAGTACGTCAGTGATGGGAAAATTACTGAGGAGGTGAAGTACATGGGGGGAGTCATTGGAGGGGGCATAATG GTGCTGCTCCCAGCTCTTTACATTCACTTGACTGGGACACAGGGTTGCTGTGGAAACCGCTGCGGG ATGTTCTTGTCCATTGCGTTTGCTGCGGTGGGTGTTGCCGGCGGTCTGTACAGCTTTATCGTGGCGGTGCTGGGCTTGAAGAACGGGCCCTACTGCAAAGTTTTGCTGGCTTGGACAACACCATTTAAAGACAG tgaGGAAGGTTACCTGTCTGACAGCTCAAAGTGGTTCATATGCACAGAACCCAGCGACATTGTCCAGTTTCACATCGGCCTGTTCAGCACTCTGCtggccaccagctccctgcagGTCATTCTCTGTGCTTCTCAGATGATCAACGGGCTCTTCGGCTGTCTGTGTGGGACCTGCGGCAAGAAAGACGTCATTTGA
- the LOC101165495 gene encoding mitochondrial ornithine transporter 1, with the protein MAPHPAVQAVIDLSAGAIGGAACVFAGQPLDTAKVKMQTFPRMYRGFIHCLTCTYQQVGLRGFYQGTTPALMANIAENSVLFMSYGFCQQVIRFTAGLHKDSVLSDVQRACAGSVASIFSSMVLCPTELVKCRLQAMFEMEASGKIAKSQNSVWSVVKFIIRNEGLPGFFQGLTTTIAREVPGYFCFFGAYELCRSMFADYMRCNKDDIGVAATMFSGGLGGACLWTVVYPMDCVKSRIQVMSLTGKQAGFFKTFMAIAHAEGVRTLYSGLTPTLVRSFPANGALFLAYEASRKLMMQQFDG; encoded by the exons ATGGCTCCTCATCCAGCGGTGCAGGCCGTCATTGATCTTTCTGCAGGAGCCATAG GGGGCGCCGCATGCGTCTTTGCCGGCCAGCCTCTGGACACGGCAAAGGTCAAGATGCAGACTTTTCCCAGGATGTATCGCGGCTTCATCCACTGCCTGACCTGCACCTACCAACAGGTGGGACTCCGAGGCTTCTATCAGGGCACAACTCCGGCGCTGATGGCCAACATCGCTGAGAACTCTGTGCTCTTCATGAGCTACGGCTTCTGCCAGCAGGTCATCCGCTTCACGGCGGGATTACACAAGGACAGCGTGCTGAG TGACGTGCAGAGAGCCTGTGCCGGCTCAGTTGCGTCCATCTTCTCCTCGATGGTTCTCTGCCCCACTGAACTGGTTAAATGCCGCCTGCAGGCCATGTTTGAGATGGAGGCGTCGGGGAAGATCGCCAAGAGCCAGAA TTCAGTGTGGTCCGTGGTGAAGTTCATCATAAGAAACGAGGGGCTTCCAGGCTTCTTCCAGGGTCTGACCACCACCATAGCCAGAGAGGTTCCCGGCTACTTCTGCTTCTTTGGCGCTTACGAGCTCTGTCGCTCCATGTTTGCAGACTATATGAGGTGCAATAAGGACGATATAG GTGTTGCTGCGACCATGTTCAGCGGTGGGCTAGGGGGGGCTTGCCTATGGACCGTGGTCTACCCGATGGACTGCGTCAAATCCCGCATCCAGGTCATGTCTTTGACAGGCAAGCAGGCCGGCTTCTTCAAAACCTTCATGGCCATTGCTCACGCTGAAG GGGTTCGGACGCTCTACTCCGGTCTCACCCCCACCCTGGTCCGCTCCTTCCCGGCGAACGGAGCTTTGTTTCTGGCCTACGAGGCGAGCAGGAAGCTCATGATGCAGCAGTTTGACGGCTGA